TATAGGAATATTTTTACATGCAACCCTTGGAAAGAAAGTAATTCTTACGGCTACATGCTTTGTAGAAGTGGAAATGAAAGGATAAATGATGGCGAATAGAGTATTTACTGCCATGACGATCGTCGTAGTTGTAATGTTGTTCATGGTGTGCGGCAACGCGTTGTCGGCTGGAAGCGGGAAAAACATCACTTCAAAAGAGATTCGGGGAAATATCTTCGCGTCAGCGTATCTCTCGGACAATACCAACATCATGGTCGGAGATAGCGGAAAGATCTACCTGTCCGCCGGAACTAATGGGAATTGGATCCTCATACCGAGCGGGACCACGGAGCAACTCTTTTCCGTAAGCTTTGTCGATTCAAGGAACGGGTGGGTGTCCGGAAGTTCCGGGACGATCCTGCATACATCGGATGGCGGCAGGGCGTGGGAAAAGCAGAGATCCAACGTCGATAAACACCTCTTCGGGATTCATTTTTTCGACCCGCTTCGGGGAACTGCGGTCGGGGATTGGGGAGCGATCGTCATTACCGAGGACGGGGGGCGCAACTGGAAAGATGCCCACCTCCCTGAAGACGTCGTGCTTTACGGGGTCCGCACCACGAAAACCGGCGGGGTCATCGTGGGGGAGTTCGGCAACATCTTCCGGTCGAATGACATGGGGCGGACGTGGAACAAGGGACCCGCGATCGTAGAGCAGAGCCTGTTCTGTCTTTCGGAATACGAAGGGACGATGGTTGCCGGAGGGTTGGAAGGGGTGCTCATTCATTCCACCGATGGCGGAAAGACATGGAAGCGATCTACGTCGCCGCTGAACCAATCAATCTACGGGATCGATGTCCGGGGAATCTCGGGGTATGCGGTCGGAAACCGGGGAACGGTGCTCAGAACGGCGGACGGCGGAAAGACGTGGAGTGCAATCGGTGTCCCGTTGGGAATCCAGCTGTTCTGGTTCGGAACGGTCCAGATTTCTCCAATAGGCAATCTCCCCCGGGGATTTGGCGCAGGCGCCCACGGATTGAATTTCCGTTTATCGGATAAGGAGATTTCATGGTAGACAACCGGAATAGTAACGGTGACGGACAGCTTGTTGTGGAAAAAAAGACGCTATCTGCAAGATATATATCGCTCATATTGCGATTTAGGATACTTGCTGTCGTTCTGATCGTTTGTGTAACGGCAATATTCGGCTTCTACGCGAGCAAGTTGAAAATAGCAACGGATTTTATCTCTTTCTATCCACCGAAACATCCGTTCATACAGCTATATAGTAAATATAGAAGCATGTTCGGAAGCGCAAATGTAATGGTTGTGGCTGTGGAAGTAAAGAACGGAGATATTTATAATTGGAAAACAATCGATAAAATTAACAGGATAACGCAGGCGATGTTGCAGGTCGAAGGATGCAATCCCGCGCAACTTGCCTCGATCACGCATCCGAAGATAAAGAATGTTGAAGTAACGGGGATGGGGATCACATTGAAGCCGGTAGTTCACCCCGGGCTGGAAAGGAATGAGATCGGCTTACAGGAAATCAAGCGATCCATTTACAGCAATGAAGGGATACGGGGGTTTTACGTATCTCCGGACGACAAGTCGGCCGCGATCTATGCTGGATTCTGGGAGCAAGGATGGGATCCGGCGATAGTCTATAAAAAAATCGAAGCGATCAAAGCCGCGGAAACAGATAAAGATCACAATATTTATTGCACCGGTTATCCGGCGTTATACTCGTACATATATAGTCTCGCACCGCAAATCATGAAAATGCTTTACGTTACATTCCTCGTTCTGCTTGCCCTTCTGCTCTATTACTTCAGGACGATCCATGGTGTCGTCATCCCGTTTCTGTCCGCGATCATCAGCGCGATCTGGGGACTTGGGTTCGCGAGCATGCTTGGATACGCCCTGGATCCGTTGATTCTCGTAGTTCCATTGATAATTTCCGCCAGATTAATCAGTCACTCCGTTCAATGCATGTCGCGGTACTACGAGGAATATCTGATCGTTGGGGATAGGACGGAGGCGCTTGTCAAAGGGTATGGGGAGATGCTTGCGCCCGCGACGCTCTCGACCCTTACCGATGCCGTCGGACTGTTGCTGATCTCCGTGGCGACGATTCCGATCATGCGGCATCTGGGGATCTTTTCCTCCTTCTGGGTAATGACGATCGTCGTGACGGTACCGACGCTGAATCCGCTCATGCTCTCTTTCATCAAGCCCCCGACCTCTTCGAAAATCGAGCGCCAGACGCGGGGGCGCGTCTACTCGAAGATATCCCGCTTCCTGGTGAAGCCGTCCGAAGGGAAAGGACGTTGGGTGGTCGTCGGTGTCGTCGCTCTCATCCTGATCGGCGGCGGCATCTATTCCCGCAATCTGAAAATCGGGGATACCGAGGCCGGCTCCGCGACATTGTTCCCGGATCACCCCTACAACGAATCGTTCCGGTTCTTCAACAAGAATTTCGTCGGCGCCACGCAGTTGATCATTCTCGCCGAAGGGAAAGAGCCGGGAGCGATCAAGAACTACAATTCGCTCAAGTCGATCGAACAATTTCAGCAGTACATGGAATCGGAAGGAGGAGCCGGGGGGACATTAACGTTCAACAACATGATCAAAAGCGTCTACCGGACGTTCCACGAAGGCAATCCGAAATGGGAGATGGTCCCGAAGAGTGAAAAAGATCTCGCCCAGATCGGCTACATCATCCGGAACAATGCCGCTCCGGGAGAGATGGACACGTACGTCGATTACAGTTGGACCAATGCGACGATAACCTGTTTCTACAAGTCGTACACCAGCGATTTGATCAAGAACAGTATCGCGAAGGCCAAGGAATTCATCGAGAAGAACAAGACGGAGAAAATCAATTATCGTCTCGCAGGCGGATTGCTCGGCATTCTATACGCAGTGAATGAAGAAGTGGAATATTCCTATTGGGTCTCCCTGGTCGTTGTTTTTCTGGCCTGCTTTTTATTGTGCACATTAACGTTTCGATCCCTCAAATGCGGCCTGATTCTCATCGTCCCTCTGGCCGTTTCACAGATCATAACCGAAGTGTTCATGCTGCTCTACGGAATCGACGTGAATATAAATTCCCTTCCGGTAGCTGCGATCGCCGTCGGGATCGGCATCAATTACGGCATCTACCTCCTCGCCAGGATCAATAAAGAATATTCGATTTCAAAGGATTACGGGATCGCAAATCGAATTGCCATGGAAACGACGGGAAAAACGATCGTATTTACCGAATCGACCATGCTTGCAGGAATATTTTTCATGATATTCGTCAACATGAAATTCCAATCCGAAATGGGTTTGCTCTTAACGATCCTGATGATGTTGAACATGATCAACGCGTTGATCCTGATTCCAGTCCTTGTGAACATCTTCAAGCCGAATGTGACCGGCGGATTATTGAATCACCATTGATATTTCATATTTTGGACCTGGGAATGTTCAGTTGTGAACATTAACCGCCAACGAAAGGAGAGGATTGTGCGCGGAAGAATGAAAACGACCGGGTTATGCAAAGAAGAACCGCAGGTGGAGGTCAAAAATGGAGATGTTTAAGAAGTCCGCCCTTGCAGTGGCTGTTTTCCTTGCAGCGGTTATGGCGCAAAGCTTGTCCCATGCGACGGAATACTTTCTGCTTGGTGAAAATCCTTTGGAAGTAAAGGGGAAATTGGATGCGCGTTTTTCCTTCCGCGCGGACAAACCGGAAGGATTCACCTTTCCGAGAGTCGGCGCGGGCAACCTGATTCAACAAAGAAATCTCGCATTGATCGAACTGAACCAGACGCTCTCCAGGCAGACGGATGCCTCCGCGGAGATCAAGTATCACATCGTGGGCAGGGCCCTGTACGACGGGGTGTACGATTACGGGCCGAAAGGATTCAAAGACGTCCGCGATAACAATAAAGACGAGATCGACGACTTCAAGAAAGACGCGCAGATATGGGAAGCGTATTTCGACTATACGAAAGGACCGGCATTTTTCCGGGTCGGCCGCCAGAACCTGTCGTGGGGTGAAACGGACATCTTCCGGCTTCTGGACAGAATCAACCCGTTGGACGATACGTTCGGCGGGACGTTCGAAGATCTGGACGACCGGCGAATTCCCATTTGGATGGTACGGGGCATGTACAACTTCGGAAACGTCGGCCCCGTCTCCGCTCTTACGGTGGAAGGATTCTTCAATCCAGGTATGGGCGAACAGAAAGTAGCCCCGTATGCCCCTTACGGGACTGCATACGCCTTTCCGACGCCTCCGCCCAGCATTCCCACGCGAATCCATATGCCGGAGAAAACATTCGACAGCAGCCGGATGGGGATACGGCTCGCCGGCGTGATCGCCGACAATTACAACTTCTCTATCGCACAGTATCGCACTCTGGCTCTTTCTTCCTACGCCAGCGATATCCCGCCCGCCGTCGTGACATTCGATCCTGCCGCCCCCGGAGGACCGGCCGCGTTCCAGGATATTTATTACAAGCCCGAGTGGATAACCGGCGCGTCGCTGAATTTCTACGAACCGCATCTCGAGGGTGTCGTCCGCTCGGAAGTCGCTTGGTTCTGGGAGGAACCGGTGTTTATCCCCCAGGTCAATGCCCCTCTTCTGTTCGGGAAAGCCGAATCGGGAAAGATTCCGGAGAAGAACGTGTTGAGGTACATGGTTGGATTCGACAAGAACTTCTGGGTTCGATCCCTTAACGATAAATCGATGATGAACGTGTTCCTGCAATATTTCGCCGAATATTATCCTTCGTTCGATGACCGGCAGCGCATTCCGTTGAATAAATTCCCCACCGGCGAATTTATGACCCAGAAGCGCTACGACCAGAAAATCACCTTGATCGGGTATACGAGTTACATGGAAGGGACACTTACTCCTCAACTCGCCGTGGCATACGATCCCCGCAGGGCCTGGCTTGTGATCCCATCGATCGAGAAAAAATATGATCCGTGGGCGTTCAAGCTGGCGTACAGCGGGATATGGGGGAAAGACGACGTAAGCCTCGGGATATTGCGCGATCGCAAGCAGGTCTCCTTCAACATAACCAGGAATTTTTAACCAAAGCGTAGCGGAGGATATTTTATGAAGATGTATCGACGGTTGGGAATATGTCTCCTTGGCGGGCTCTTCGCCGCCGGCTTGGTCGGAAATGGTTTCGCCTCCGACCTCCACAGGGTCGACCGGAACAACTGGAACACTCTCAAGGGCCAGATGCCGGAGAGCGCCCTGAAATGGGTACAGAAAGGCGACATGGTCGTGAACGTGGAAATCCTCGATTACGATCCCGGACAGATTCTTCCTGCCTGGGTCCTGGAATCGAAGAAAGAAAATGTCGGAAAGTACAAGCTGACGGCGAAAAAGGCGATCGTCGAGTCGGCAACCGGGAAAACCCCGAAATTCATCAAAGGGATTCCGTTCCCGGACGTGAAGAAAAGCGATCCGGACGGTCCTGAAAAGATCATGTGGAACACGTACTACATGCGGGATGCGAACGGTCCGCTGAAGAACAAGATCGACTTGAAATTCATCGGACGGAAATCCGGATACGAACGGTCGGTCCTCGTCGACTGGTACAGCAAGCCGTTCGACAGCTACCAGGAAGCCGAGAATTGGCCGAACCGGGACGACTTCGAAAGTGTCAACCAACAGGTCATCACAAGCCCCTTCGACATGGCGGGAACGGCGATGATGACGTGGCGCTATCGGACCGAAAAAGAGGACATGCTGAACGGGTACGTTCCGGCGATCCGACGGGTTCGGCGGATGACCCCGGCAGGACGCTCCGACGCGATGTTCGGATCGGATTTCGCGAGGGACGACGGCGGCTACGGGTTGTACGACGGAGCCATCAACAACTTCAAGTGGAAGATCATCGGCGAAGGGGAGGTCATCGGGGGATTCATCGGAGCGAAACCGATGACGGTCCATAAGAACAAGGACGGCGAATGGGAATACGACATGAAGAACAAGGACCTGTTTCAGTGGAGCTACAAGGTGAAGGGAGGATCCGCCGCCCCGTGGTTTGTCGATAGCGGAGTATGGACGAAGCGGCCCGTATGGATCATCGAAGGTATCCCGAAGGACCAGTACTACAACTACGGGAAACAGATTTTCTATATCGACAAGGAGTTGAACATCGGTTACTGGAAGGTCATCTACGACAGGACCGGTAAATATTGGAAGACGCTCTGGGCGATGTGGGGAATGGCGCAGGATGCACAGAAGACCACGAGCTGGAACGCCATCCTGCATTTCAACATCCTCGATGAGCGCTCCCAGCATGCCACGTCCATCGACAGCACTCCCAAGTACACCTGTGCCGCGAAGATAAACACCAATCAGTTTTCATTGGCCGGCTTCGCGTCTTTGTGCAAGTGAGCATCGCCATATCGGTGGAACGGGCATAGCAGCTTGCCAGAGGTGAGGTTCCGGACGTTTCGGAACCTCACCTTCAACCAACCGGTTCATCTTTTTTTCAGAGGGATTTCAAAATGAGCGAATTCCAATTCCTGTTTTCTCCGATCCAGATCGGGAACATGGTAGTTCGCAACCGGCTATTTCAAGCTGCCCATATCACCGGATTCGCGGAGAAAGGCCTTCCCACGGAACGGCTTCTTCACTACTACGAAGCCAGGGCCCGTGGAGGGGTCGGCCTGATCGTGCAGGAGGCGACGGCGGTTTCGCCCTACACGCAGTATCACGCCGAGGTGTTCGCCCAGGCATACAGGGACGAAATCGTGCCGATCCTCAAGCGGATCGGGGAGGCGGTTCACGAACATGGGGCAAAAATCGTCCTCCAGCTATGGCACTGCGGCCATGTGAGCACCAGCTTTTACACCGGCTATCCCGGCCAGTCCTCCTCGGGAATCCCAAACCCGATGATCGGAGAGTGCCCGGTCGAGATGAACGAGGACGACATCCGGCAAGCCGTGCGATATTTCGTGGACGCTTCGTTGCGGACAAAGGAAGCGGGATACGACGGAGTCGAGTTCAACTTCGGCCACGGTTACCTGCAGCAGCAGTTCCTCTCCCCATCCCAGAACATTCGCAAGGACAAGTACGGAGGAAGCCTAGAGAACCGGATGCGGTTCTCCATGGAGGCGATCGACGCGGTCCGCGAAGCCGTGGGACGGAATTTCGTGGTGGGACTGCGCGCCGCTGGGGACGAGCTCATCCCGGAAGGGTATACCCTCGACGACGCCAAGGAGATCTTCTCCGCCTGGGCGCGAACCGGCAAGCTCGACTACCTGAATGTCACGGCCGCTTCCTATAAGTCAGGCGCCTACGCCGTTCCCCCGATGATGATCCCGCCGCGCCCCATGGTCTATCTTGCGGCGGAGATCAAGCAGCTCGTGGACCTTCCCGTCTTCACCGCGATCCGGATCAACGATCCGGTCACAGCGGAGGAAATCGTGAAGAATAACGAAGCGGACATGGTGGGGATGGCGCGGGGGATGATCTGCGACCCCGAATTGCCCAGGAAGGCGATGGAGGGGAGGCTCAACGACATTCGCCAGTGCATCGCCTGCAACCAGGGGTGCTGGGACCGGTTCTGTCATAAGGAGGCCATCACCTGTCTCCAGAACCCGGAAGCGGGATTCGAAGGGGTGCGGAAGATTTCGCCCGCTTCCGTGCGGAAGAAGGTGCTGGTGGTGGGCGGCGGGTGCGCAGGGATGGAGGCCGCCATCGTTGCCCGCAAGCGAGGTCACGATGTCGTGCTCTTCGAAAAGACGGGGGAACTGGGGGGAGCGATCAGGATCATGGCGGTGGTCCCCAGCCGTCAGGAGTTCGGGCAGGCGGTACGGTTCCTCAAGCATGAGCTGGAGCGCCTCGGCGTGGAAGTACGGATGAATACGGAGATGACGGCCGACGCAGTCATGAAGGAGCGGGCGGACGCGGTCATCCTTGCAACCGGGGCGCTCCCCATCGAAGACCCCGTTCCGGACAAGGTCGGACCGGGCTCCTCCATCGAGATCCGCCCGGGGGCGCACGTTGTTACGGTCGAGGACGTGTTGCAGAGGAAGGCGGTTTGCGGGAAGCGGGTGGTGATCGCGGATTACCAGAATTACTCGAAGGGACTCGCGGCCGCCGAGTTTCTTGCCGATCAGGGGAAAGACGTGACAGTGGTCATGCCCTTTCCCGTGCGGCTCTTTACCAGCAATCCCTACAATGTGGAGCTGATCACATTGGGATTGCAGTTCATGATTCTAAAGACCAAGGGGGTCCGGCGGGTGAGCGACCACCAGGTGAAGAAAGCGTTCCCCGGAAAGGTGGTCATCCGCGATGTTTTCACCGGTAAAGGGGAATCACTGGAGGCCGATACCCTGGTCCTTTCCTATTGGCGCAAAGCCAATGACGGGCTTTACGGGCAACTCAAAGGCAAGGTGCCGCAGATATACAAGGTCGGGGACGCCCTTGCGCCCCGGCTTCTCCTTGACGCCATCCACGAGGGGTACAGGGTTGCCTCGGAGATATAGCGATATATCAGTGCGTATTTTTAAGTTTTCTCCATAAGGTCGTCCTGCTGATCCCCAATCGCTTCGCGGCCTCGTTGTAATTTCCATCGCATTCCCGGATCGTCTTCTCGATATGCAGCAGTTCGTGCGTCTTGCTGACCGACTTCAACGGATTGACGTCGTTCCCGTCGTCGGGTCGCTCCTCCGCCATGTTGAATATTTCCGGAATGATCCTCTGGATGTTGGAGATATCGATCGCATCCGGAAGTCCCTGGTCGATGTGGTAGCTTGCGAGGCGTTCGATCACATTCTCCAATTCCCGGATGTTTCCCGGCCAATGGTAATTGGAGAAATACGGAAGCAGGGATTCGAGGAGCTTGTCTTCCACGAGGTTCGAGTTGAGCCGGCGAAACGCGTTGTTCAGCAGGTGGGCGGCGATTGAAGGAAGATCGTTCTTCCGTTCCCTCAGCGGCGGGATCGTCAGGCACAGGATATTGAGGCGGTAGTAGAGATCCTCGCGAAAATCCCCGTCGGCGACGCTTTTCTTCAGGTTCCGGTTCGTGGCCGCGATGACGCGTATGTCGACGGACATCGGCTCGTTGCTCCCGACGCGGAGGATCTCTTTTTCCTGGAGCGTGCGAAGCAG
The DNA window shown above is from bacterium and carries:
- a CDS encoding DUF1329 domain-containing protein; translated protein: MKMYRRLGICLLGGLFAAGLVGNGFASDLHRVDRNNWNTLKGQMPESALKWVQKGDMVVNVEILDYDPGQILPAWVLESKKENVGKYKLTAKKAIVESATGKTPKFIKGIPFPDVKKSDPDGPEKIMWNTYYMRDANGPLKNKIDLKFIGRKSGYERSVLVDWYSKPFDSYQEAENWPNRDDFESVNQQVITSPFDMAGTAMMTWRYRTEKEDMLNGYVPAIRRVRRMTPAGRSDAMFGSDFARDDGGYGLYDGAINNFKWKIIGEGEVIGGFIGAKPMTVHKNKDGEWEYDMKNKDLFQWSYKVKGGSAAPWFVDSGVWTKRPVWIIEGIPKDQYYNYGKQIFYIDKELNIGYWKVIYDRTGKYWKTLWAMWGMAQDAQKTTSWNAILHFNILDERSQHATSIDSTPKYTCAAKINTNQFSLAGFASLCK
- a CDS encoding MMPL family transporter; translated protein: MVDNRNSNGDGQLVVEKKTLSARYISLILRFRILAVVLIVCVTAIFGFYASKLKIATDFISFYPPKHPFIQLYSKYRSMFGSANVMVVAVEVKNGDIYNWKTIDKINRITQAMLQVEGCNPAQLASITHPKIKNVEVTGMGITLKPVVHPGLERNEIGLQEIKRSIYSNEGIRGFYVSPDDKSAAIYAGFWEQGWDPAIVYKKIEAIKAAETDKDHNIYCTGYPALYSYIYSLAPQIMKMLYVTFLVLLALLLYYFRTIHGVVIPFLSAIISAIWGLGFASMLGYALDPLILVVPLIISARLISHSVQCMSRYYEEYLIVGDRTEALVKGYGEMLAPATLSTLTDAVGLLLISVATIPIMRHLGIFSSFWVMTIVVTVPTLNPLMLSFIKPPTSSKIERQTRGRVYSKISRFLVKPSEGKGRWVVVGVVALILIGGGIYSRNLKIGDTEAGSATLFPDHPYNESFRFFNKNFVGATQLIILAEGKEPGAIKNYNSLKSIEQFQQYMESEGGAGGTLTFNNMIKSVYRTFHEGNPKWEMVPKSEKDLAQIGYIIRNNAAPGEMDTYVDYSWTNATITCFYKSYTSDLIKNSIAKAKEFIEKNKTEKINYRLAGGLLGILYAVNEEVEYSYWVSLVVVFLACFLLCTLTFRSLKCGLILIVPLAVSQIITEVFMLLYGIDVNINSLPVAAIAVGIGINYGIYLLARINKEYSISKDYGIANRIAMETTGKTIVFTESTMLAGIFFMIFVNMKFQSEMGLLLTILMMLNMINALILIPVLVNIFKPNVTGGLLNHH
- a CDS encoding YCF48-related protein encodes the protein MANRVFTAMTIVVVVMLFMVCGNALSAGSGKNITSKEIRGNIFASAYLSDNTNIMVGDSGKIYLSAGTNGNWILIPSGTTEQLFSVSFVDSRNGWVSGSSGTILHTSDGGRAWEKQRSNVDKHLFGIHFFDPLRGTAVGDWGAIVITEDGGRNWKDAHLPEDVVLYGVRTTKTGGVIVGEFGNIFRSNDMGRTWNKGPAIVEQSLFCLSEYEGTMVAGGLEGVLIHSTDGGKTWKRSTSPLNQSIYGIDVRGISGYAVGNRGTVLRTADGGKTWSAIGVPLGIQLFWFGTVQISPIGNLPRGFGAGAHGLNFRLSDKEISW
- a CDS encoding DUF1302 family protein, which translates into the protein MEMFKKSALAVAVFLAAVMAQSLSHATEYFLLGENPLEVKGKLDARFSFRADKPEGFTFPRVGAGNLIQQRNLALIELNQTLSRQTDASAEIKYHIVGRALYDGVYDYGPKGFKDVRDNNKDEIDDFKKDAQIWEAYFDYTKGPAFFRVGRQNLSWGETDIFRLLDRINPLDDTFGGTFEDLDDRRIPIWMVRGMYNFGNVGPVSALTVEGFFNPGMGEQKVAPYAPYGTAYAFPTPPPSIPTRIHMPEKTFDSSRMGIRLAGVIADNYNFSIAQYRTLALSSYASDIPPAVVTFDPAAPGGPAAFQDIYYKPEWITGASLNFYEPHLEGVVRSEVAWFWEEPVFIPQVNAPLLFGKAESGKIPEKNVLRYMVGFDKNFWVRSLNDKSMMNVFLQYFAEYYPSFDDRQRIPLNKFPTGEFMTQKRYDQKITLIGYTSYMEGTLTPQLAVAYDPRRAWLVIPSIEKKYDPWAFKLAYSGIWGKDDVSLGILRDRKQVSFNITRNF
- a CDS encoding FAD-dependent oxidoreductase, producing the protein MSEFQFLFSPIQIGNMVVRNRLFQAAHITGFAEKGLPTERLLHYYEARARGGVGLIVQEATAVSPYTQYHAEVFAQAYRDEIVPILKRIGEAVHEHGAKIVLQLWHCGHVSTSFYTGYPGQSSSGIPNPMIGECPVEMNEDDIRQAVRYFVDASLRTKEAGYDGVEFNFGHGYLQQQFLSPSQNIRKDKYGGSLENRMRFSMEAIDAVREAVGRNFVVGLRAAGDELIPEGYTLDDAKEIFSAWARTGKLDYLNVTAASYKSGAYAVPPMMIPPRPMVYLAAEIKQLVDLPVFTAIRINDPVTAEEIVKNNEADMVGMARGMICDPELPRKAMEGRLNDIRQCIACNQGCWDRFCHKEAITCLQNPEAGFEGVRKISPASVRKKVLVVGGGCAGMEAAIVARKRGHDVVLFEKTGELGGAIRIMAVVPSRQEFGQAVRFLKHELERLGVEVRMNTEMTADAVMKERADAVILATGALPIEDPVPDKVGPGSSIEIRPGAHVVTVEDVLQRKAVCGKRVVIADYQNYSKGLAAAEFLADQGKDVTVVMPFPVRLFTSNPYNVELITLGLQFMILKTKGVRRVSDHQVKKAFPGKVVIRDVFTGKGESLEADTLVLSYWRKANDGLYGQLKGKVPQIYKVGDALAPRLLLDAIHEGYRVASEI